In Arthrobacter sp. B3I9, the following are encoded in one genomic region:
- a CDS encoding ammonium transporter, translating into MELTAGNVWMLVSAGLVLLMTPALGLFYGGMTRAKASLNMIMMSFVSAGIVGVVWVLWGYSMTSGNGVLGIFGNPFASFGLQSLLGSPDLIKAGYGATFAIITVALISGAIADRAKFTSWVLFVPIWITAVYCPLAFMVWGGGLMSQHGAVSALFGQVIDFAGGTVVEISSGTAALVLVLILGNRHGFGKDASHRPHNIPFIMLGAGILWFGWFGFNAGAAATAEQAGLIWINTMAAPAAAMLSWLVTEKIRHGHPTSLGAASGVVAGLVAITPSCANISPVAALGLGLLAGAACAIFVDLKYRYGFDDSLDVVGVHLGGGLIGTVALGFIALPVDGAGGGLLYGGGIQQLVAQLVAVVITVVLSALGTAIIGTAIQKTVGFRVSHEDEIAGVDRSEHAESAYDFADLGQSRFNPFGHHVQAHPVRTAPAQAAVPAQEAASAQRENQESLV; encoded by the coding sequence GTGGAACTCACTGCGGGAAATGTCTGGATGCTGGTGTCGGCGGGGCTCGTCCTGCTGATGACCCCGGCACTGGGCCTCTTTTACGGCGGTATGACCCGGGCTAAAGCCTCCCTCAACATGATCATGATGAGTTTCGTGTCTGCGGGAATCGTCGGCGTCGTCTGGGTCCTCTGGGGCTATTCGATGACCAGCGGCAACGGCGTCCTGGGGATCTTCGGGAATCCGTTCGCCAGCTTCGGCCTGCAGAGCCTCCTCGGTTCACCGGATCTGATCAAGGCCGGTTACGGCGCAACCTTTGCCATCATCACCGTGGCGCTGATCAGCGGCGCCATTGCCGACCGGGCCAAGTTCACCTCCTGGGTTCTCTTTGTGCCCATCTGGATCACGGCTGTCTACTGCCCGCTCGCCTTCATGGTGTGGGGCGGGGGCCTGATGAGCCAGCACGGGGCGGTCAGCGCGCTCTTCGGCCAGGTGATCGACTTCGCCGGCGGGACAGTGGTTGAGATCAGCTCGGGCACGGCCGCACTGGTCCTGGTCCTGATTCTGGGCAACCGCCATGGCTTCGGCAAGGATGCGTCCCACCGCCCGCACAACATCCCCTTCATCATGCTGGGCGCCGGCATACTTTGGTTCGGCTGGTTCGGGTTCAACGCAGGCGCAGCCGCCACGGCCGAGCAGGCCGGTTTGATCTGGATCAACACCATGGCTGCCCCGGCCGCCGCCATGCTCAGCTGGCTGGTCACGGAAAAAATCCGCCACGGCCACCCCACCTCCCTCGGCGCCGCGTCCGGCGTCGTCGCCGGCCTCGTTGCCATCACCCCCTCCTGCGCCAACATCAGCCCCGTCGCCGCCCTCGGCCTGGGTTTGCTGGCCGGCGCGGCCTGCGCCATCTTCGTGGACCTGAAGTACCGCTACGGGTTTGACGACTCGCTCGACGTCGTAGGCGTTCACCTCGGCGGCGGCCTGATCGGCACGGTCGCTCTGGGCTTCATCGCTTTGCCAGTCGACGGGGCCGGCGGAGGGCTGTTGTACGGTGGCGGCATCCAGCAGCTGGTTGCGCAGCTGGTTGCCGTCGTCATCACCGTGGTGCTGTCCGCGCTGGGAACGGCCATCATTGGAACTGCAATTCAGAAGACCGTCGGCTTCCGGGTCAGCCATGAGGACGAGATTGCCGGAGTGGACCGCTCCGAACACGCCGAGAGCGCCTACGACTTCGCCGATCTGGGACAAAGCCGCTTCAACCCCTTCGGACACCACGTACAGGCCCACCCGGTCCGGACGGCGCCGGCCCAGGCTGCGGTTCCGGCCCAGGAGGCCGCGTCCGCCCAACGGGAGAACCAGGAAAGCCTCGTCTAG
- a CDS encoding S8 family serine peptidase translates to MGGGVVAAAPSLGAGTEQSYIVVLKDTVPDASAAAVAHEGKYGVRAARVYSHAVSGYAGTMTASEAQAVAVDPEVDFVTMSRTFATPDDPVPSDAQVAPFWWLRIGGTVDEAKKQAVGGVAGTAKAEDSVDVNVAVIDSGIDGAHPDLNVRGGVDCTSGTPVKVAPVDKLGHGTSVAGIIGARNNDLGIIGTAPGTPLWSVRVVDDNEVITEESLICAIDWVTSTRKDDDHSNDIEVANISIGGPGSNTPNCGKGTDPMHYAICRSVRAGVAYAVAAGNSHADLAGTVPAAYHEVLTATAMADFDGRPGGVAAPLCGAENWASAGQRDDQPAFFSNFATHSSDKRHTVAAPGVCMLSTAPGGYSVNHGTSFASPAVAGSVARCISLDSCRGSGKEVMEDFLDQAESVNKEDHDLGFEGDPIRPEGARYYGYLTQLAKL, encoded by the coding sequence GTGGGCGGGGGCGTAGTTGCCGCGGCGCCGTCACTCGGCGCAGGGACGGAGCAGAGCTATATCGTGGTCCTCAAAGACACGGTGCCGGATGCTTCCGCTGCTGCGGTTGCCCACGAGGGCAAGTACGGCGTCAGGGCGGCCAGGGTCTACAGCCACGCGGTGAGCGGATATGCCGGCACCATGACAGCGTCCGAGGCGCAGGCGGTCGCGGTGGATCCGGAGGTCGACTTCGTCACGATGAGCCGTACCTTTGCCACACCCGACGACCCCGTTCCGTCCGACGCCCAGGTCGCCCCGTTCTGGTGGCTGCGAATCGGCGGGACCGTGGATGAGGCCAAGAAACAGGCCGTGGGAGGGGTTGCCGGCACCGCAAAGGCGGAGGATTCGGTCGACGTGAACGTGGCCGTCATTGACAGCGGGATCGACGGCGCCCACCCGGACCTCAACGTGCGTGGAGGCGTTGACTGCACCTCGGGCACCCCGGTCAAGGTGGCCCCCGTCGACAAACTCGGTCATGGCACTTCGGTGGCCGGCATCATTGGAGCCCGTAACAACGACCTCGGGATCATCGGCACTGCTCCGGGCACACCGCTGTGGTCCGTCCGGGTGGTGGACGACAACGAGGTGATCACCGAGGAAAGCCTGATTTGTGCCATCGACTGGGTGACTTCTACCCGAAAGGACGATGACCACAGCAACGACATTGAGGTGGCCAACATCAGCATCGGCGGGCCCGGCAGCAACACTCCCAACTGCGGAAAGGGCACGGATCCGATGCATTACGCGATCTGCCGCTCGGTCCGGGCAGGGGTCGCCTACGCAGTCGCCGCCGGAAACTCCCACGCAGACCTCGCCGGGACGGTACCCGCCGCCTATCACGAGGTGCTCACCGCGACAGCGATGGCAGACTTTGACGGCCGTCCCGGCGGTGTGGCCGCGCCGCTCTGCGGAGCCGAGAACTGGGCGAGTGCCGGACAACGTGACGACCAGCCGGCCTTCTTCTCGAATTTCGCCACGCACTCCAGCGACAAGCGCCATACCGTCGCGGCGCCGGGTGTCTGCATGTTGTCCACCGCGCCGGGTGGTTACAGCGTGAACCACGGAACAAGCTTCGCGAGCCCCGCGGTGGCAGGATCGGTAGCCCGGTGCATCAGCCTGGACTCCTGCCGCGGCTCGGGCAAAGAAGTGATGGAGGACTTCCTTGACCAGGCAGAGAGCGTTAACAAGGAGGACCACGACCTTGGCTTCGAGGGTGATCCGATCCGCCCCGAAGGGGCGCGGTACTACGGCTATCTGACCCAACTGGCCAAGCTCTGA
- a CDS encoding DUF6221 family protein codes for MDVVEFLSQRIAEDEAAALNLLNDRSLSKSGEWYERRVLLECEAKKRLIGIVESARQAALAAMVRDSDGDSPWSPQAIEWTTRSLNALALPYLDHPDFQQRWLQL; via the coding sequence GTGGACGTTGTCGAATTCCTGTCGCAGCGGATCGCCGAAGACGAGGCCGCGGCGCTGAATCTGCTCAACGACAGGTCACTCTCCAAGTCCGGCGAATGGTACGAACGCCGTGTCCTGCTGGAATGCGAGGCCAAGAAAAGGCTTATCGGCATCGTCGAATCGGCCCGCCAGGCCGCACTCGCGGCGATGGTCAGGGATTCCGACGGCGATTCCCCGTGGAGTCCGCAGGCCATCGAGTGGACAACACGCTCCCTTAACGCCCTCGCCTTGCCTTATTTGGACCACCCTGATTTTCAACAGCGCTGGCTGCAGCTGTAG
- a CDS encoding DUF2630 family protein: MDEQDILNRISALVEEEQTLREKAPSSSPDYEHGPDNERLKRLEEDLDQAWDLLRQRRAKRQYGENPDEASPRPVKQVEDYEN; this comes from the coding sequence ATGGACGAACAGGACATCCTCAATCGGATCTCAGCCCTGGTGGAAGAGGAGCAGACGCTACGGGAGAAGGCACCGTCCTCCTCGCCGGATTACGAGCATGGCCCCGACAATGAGCGGCTGAAGCGGCTGGAAGAGGACCTGGACCAGGCTTGGGACCTCCTCCGGCAGCGGCGGGCGAAGCGCCAGTATGGGGAGAACCCGGACGAAGCGTCTCCGCGGCCTGTGAAGCAGGTGGAGGACTACGAAAACTGA
- a CDS encoding Hsp20/alpha crystallin family protein, whose translation MLMRTDPFRELDRLAQQVLGTAARPAAMPMDAWQEDKEFVVAFDLPGVNVDSVDLDLDRNVLTVRAERPDPAGKDTELIASERPRGVFSRQLILGENLDTENVKATYDGGVLTLRIPVAAKAEPRKIEIGTKGAQREVAA comes from the coding sequence ATGTTGATGCGAACCGATCCGTTCCGCGAGCTGGACAGGCTGGCCCAGCAGGTCCTCGGCACGGCAGCGCGGCCGGCGGCGATGCCGATGGATGCTTGGCAGGAGGACAAGGAATTTGTGGTGGCCTTCGATCTGCCCGGGGTGAACGTGGATTCAGTTGACCTGGATCTGGACCGCAATGTCCTGACGGTGAGGGCCGAACGGCCCGATCCGGCGGGCAAGGACACTGAATTAATCGCTTCGGAGCGGCCGCGCGGCGTGTTCAGCCGCCAGCTGATCCTAGGGGAGAACCTCGACACCGAGAATGTAAAGGCAACCTACGACGGCGGTGTCCTTACTCTGCGGATCCCGGTCGCCGCGAAGGCCGAGCCGCGCAAGATCGAGATAGGAACCAAGGGGGCACAGCGCGAGGTCGCTGCCTAG
- a CDS encoding type 1 glutamine amidotransferase domain-containing protein: MSEHNIAGKRVAFLLTDGVEQVELTSPWNAVKEAGGQPTLVAPKSGKLQGYDGTEKGETFDVDLTVAEADAADFHALVIPGGVVNADHLRVDKDAQAFARAFFEQHKPVASICHGPWLLIDAGVVSGRSVTSYHTLQTDLKNAGANWSDEEVVVDQGLVTSRNPGDLAAFNDKMLEEIEEGEHAGQTA, encoded by the coding sequence ATGTCAGAGCACAACATTGCAGGCAAGAGGGTCGCGTTTCTGCTGACGGACGGCGTCGAACAGGTGGAGCTCACCAGCCCCTGGAATGCCGTCAAGGAAGCCGGTGGCCAACCCACCCTAGTGGCGCCCAAGAGCGGCAAGCTGCAGGGCTACGACGGCACCGAGAAAGGCGAAACCTTCGACGTTGACCTCACGGTGGCCGAGGCCGACGCTGCCGACTTCCATGCACTGGTGATCCCCGGCGGCGTCGTCAACGCCGACCACCTCCGCGTGGACAAGGACGCCCAGGCCTTCGCCCGCGCGTTTTTCGAGCAGCACAAGCCGGTGGCATCGATCTGCCACGGACCATGGCTGCTGATCGACGCCGGCGTAGTCAGCGGCCGGAGCGTCACCTCGTACCACACCCTGCAGACAGACCTGAAGAACGCCGGAGCCAACTGGAGCGACGAGGAAGTGGTGGTTGACCAGGGGCTCGTGACCAGCCGGAACCCCGGAGATCTTGCTGCGTTCAACGACAAAATGCTTGAAGAGATCGAAGAGGGGGAGCACGCCGGGCAGACTGCCTGA
- a CDS encoding VOC family protein, producing the protein MTTLNPYLSFRDNAKEAMTYYQTVFGGELSMSTFGEFHASEDASEQDKIMHAMLTTEKGMVLMGADTPNGMDFTPGNNISVSLSGSDEAELRGYFDKLADGGTVAMPLEKAPWGDTFGMCKDKFGIDWLVNVGANAV; encoded by the coding sequence ATGACCACGCTCAATCCCTACTTAAGCTTCCGCGACAACGCGAAAGAAGCGATGACCTACTACCAAACGGTGTTCGGTGGTGAACTGAGCATGAGCACCTTCGGCGAGTTCCACGCCAGCGAGGACGCGTCCGAGCAGGACAAGATCATGCACGCTATGCTCACCACCGAAAAGGGCATGGTGCTGATGGGTGCCGATACTCCGAACGGGATGGACTTCACGCCAGGCAATAACATCTCGGTGTCCCTCAGCGGGTCCGATGAGGCCGAGCTCCGCGGCTACTTCGACAAACTGGCCGACGGCGGAACGGTAGCGATGCCGCTGGAGAAGGCACCGTGGGGTGACACCTTCGGGATGTGCAAGGACAAGTTCGGCATCGACTGGCTCGTCAACGTCGGCGCAAACGCCGTGTAG
- a CDS encoding alpha/beta fold hydrolase — protein sequence MARAVRSEIEAAGHLGHVYASRRPRVRPADADPGAALPAPAVVLVHGIGVSHRYLQRLHRELAESVDTYSIDLPGFGSTPRPEHTLTVADQASYILGAMEQLGVLEFTLVGHSMGVQFGIEAAIQQPGRIPHLVLMGPVVDTERNTVTQQALALGRDSLFFESPSSNGLVFTDYLRCGPSWYLKNLRVMMEYPTEQRLAAVEAPVLVVRGGNDPVAPEGWCRRLIERAPRGRFVEFPGSGHVVQHNRSAEVAEAILAFTRQPGACSEASQEFQA from the coding sequence ATGGCCAGGGCCGTCCGCTCTGAAATCGAGGCCGCGGGTCATCTCGGCCACGTGTACGCTTCCCGCCGCCCGCGCGTCCGCCCTGCAGACGCCGACCCCGGCGCGGCGCTGCCCGCGCCCGCCGTCGTGCTGGTCCACGGGATCGGGGTTTCGCACCGCTACCTGCAACGGCTGCACAGGGAGCTCGCCGAGTCCGTTGACACCTACTCCATTGACCTGCCGGGATTCGGCAGCACGCCCAGACCCGAGCACACCCTCACGGTCGCGGACCAGGCCTCGTACATCCTCGGGGCAATGGAGCAGTTGGGGGTCCTTGAATTCACGCTGGTGGGGCATTCGATGGGAGTGCAGTTCGGCATCGAGGCCGCGATCCAGCAGCCGGGGCGGATACCGCACCTGGTCCTGATGGGCCCGGTGGTGGACACGGAACGGAACACCGTGACGCAGCAGGCCCTGGCCCTGGGCCGCGACAGCCTGTTTTTTGAAAGCCCCTCCTCCAACGGCCTCGTCTTCACCGACTACCTCCGGTGCGGGCCGTCGTGGTACCTCAAGAACCTGCGCGTCATGATGGAGTACCCCACGGAACAACGGCTGGCTGCTGTCGAGGCGCCCGTCCTGGTGGTCCGGGGCGGGAACGATCCGGTGGCGCCCGAAGGCTGGTGCCGGCGACTGATTGAACGCGCTCCGCGGGGAAGGTTCGTGGAATTCCCCGGCAGCGGCCACGTCGTGCAGCACAACCGCTCAGCCGAAGTGGCGGAGGCCATCCTCGCCTTCACCCGGCAGCCGGGCGCTTGCAGCGAGGCATCCCAGGAGTTCCAGGCATGA
- a CDS encoding triacylglycerol lipase, whose translation MSGALQAARWWAQDYLYAAVRQVRSAFSRTQADEFLTGTGRPVVVIPGIYEDWRFMLPLVRQLHEAGHPVHVVTLLQRNRLAVPKAAELIAGYIREQGLEDVMIVAHSKGGLIGKYTMMSLDPEARVAGMVAVCTPFSGSRYAAFMLLPSLRAFSPRNAVTLQLAREERINERIVSVYGLFDPHIPEGSVLPGARNIQLQTGGHFRILSHQDTIRTILAETAA comes from the coding sequence ATGAGCGGGGCCCTGCAGGCGGCCCGCTGGTGGGCGCAGGACTATCTCTACGCCGCCGTCCGGCAGGTGCGCAGCGCATTTTCCCGGACCCAAGCGGATGAATTCCTCACCGGCACCGGCCGTCCCGTCGTCGTGATTCCCGGTATCTACGAGGACTGGCGCTTCATGCTGCCGCTGGTCCGGCAGCTGCACGAGGCCGGGCACCCGGTGCACGTGGTGACGCTGCTGCAGCGGAACCGGCTCGCGGTGCCCAAGGCCGCCGAGCTGATTGCGGGGTACATCCGCGAGCAGGGCCTGGAAGACGTGATGATCGTGGCGCACAGCAAAGGCGGGCTGATCGGCAAGTACACCATGATGTCCCTGGACCCTGAGGCGAGGGTGGCCGGCATGGTGGCCGTGTGTACGCCCTTTTCGGGTTCGAGGTACGCGGCGTTCATGCTCCTTCCCAGTCTGCGGGCTTTTTCGCCGCGGAACGCGGTCACGCTGCAGCTCGCCCGCGAGGAGCGCATCAACGAACGCATTGTCTCCGTTTACGGGCTTTTCGATCCGCACATCCCCGAAGGCAGCGTGCTCCCCGGTGCCCGGAACATCCAGCTGCAGACCGGCGGTCATTTCCGTATCCTGAGCCACCAGGACACCATCCGCACCATCCT